In Pseudomonas fluorescens, the following are encoded in one genomic region:
- a CDS encoding DUF6543 domain-containing protein, giving the protein MQNQSAVPPDENQGQPTRPATSDAPAQAVARRFASRPTLRQVAGQLLHDSILEHYPPLALDLDVTRLAIPNRTGGWDLKLLIDVALDYLGNNTSLNLTAEIDGRVHFLTNRAPSRLTYEAQGPKRPDMGVIQEKIQSLALTLGTRFQDALTAYWNQAHDTRVSHWQWLGDLLASGLNSAASLLPAAQKDDRTALYELARYPDRRERQAIPHPDGFVHAYCLETCLIRNDESTSFTSPDLLVVQGSRTFLYRVSGRLESYPNVEAFNQAWGREVERQFIADKVVIKCSEPNGNIFDTQAALLLERQLENLDAIHLPADQGVRALEERFAASTDPAPYFSHAPAPDQQPVEKIRATLPQWLKDASDSERAEYRQWLVEQAQWQRLTGGKSFLDGIENLHDFTNNALRDQMRLDHPDSDCEPGDLLLNFRVAAGDLGSGFITRVPMTLTELAIQNLSATPSGSMTITDKTGKAVPSWLTADYILGEKGLFSSTEGLVSRVNIGERYPHTLKTLLLDDNSESQRREIRFGQALKVQLPLQALEHTIRGEHGLSFQGYRFIKAVLHTQAPERVVDGQDIVIRALAFTRKAGAAADVVDNMFIIEPRDTGIGPHILYRPVYQDALQQFSSREALFNAIAQAGPLQDSVLSWLPDRARPIYSNDGFNSPHILRFGLGDDTVRWEKPESAQLTQDSSTEEIPGSLAQALATGNLTQHLYASNARALIDLADRESVSNAESRWAIVREGGWLLFNALLLPVLRGPAMLAGWMLQLAVALKSDVTALHSNDPTARELAWVDLLLNVGLILLHVSSRPHPPELSTPAPQQPPRLARLRRPPQDVAPPTAVIEQGVVGLPAEPPAGDKTQIDFIHSTARDSSSQRLLNALLELKVAWPVPAPAPVEIGMFKGLYRIDHQWHASLGGLLFEVSIVPGFGDVYIIHPEKPLHPGFKLKTDGQGRWSLDTGLKLQGGGPKNRLKAKLAEIDKKREQATVEVNRIGGTVSTLATQATDMDQQLEAAKVAYESAHNELGAARMRLRASPEDQALQGDHRLKVIARSRSRLDFQVLQESDQVIVDQLIQARRDLIQAYRQLKDVDVRFDYEQKATDEYTAILSLHELRIRQLASLYLASFISEQGESLIELQYNISDIEGAQRMYDLLETNFAASERHAQAIITLDGVLTELAQNFKTGPAQRLKYLKGHPDRRFSNRVAALLESLDVLNTLSIDTTVEAKTPQEQYFLNVHEDRLGAMSALEDSHLDLLSTDGFTAQERKDVLINLIKHYKRRLQINTSLLELESPLIRPRYMSLLMERLEITRDSAESELADLLREDEFLPVSPVAFKPIKAPSKTKRVFKSRDNGDLVGELEPATTGMPFATIVTRNPVTLQVSGRFMEHPNEGWVEIVDAAPVRPTPTLQPRSFAALRTEGQRLIDEIPAIERSIEFQKRKLSDPQRRDELNPRDWSDMLEHQAKRIETLASELEHAHPDNPQINNVLESLRSTATATQLKGQQHCIEGYKAQRPRQESIEYLRDRQAVDIGLVQALKRTAAKDYLTEFAIREKNSVKVLWYAHFHYAQANSAPSTYTIAHLKRPEHRFVTLKDLIAQAGPDNKLIIRDLYSPITPPRDQRLFLDLVPDQ; this is encoded by the coding sequence ATGCAGAATCAATCCGCCGTCCCGCCAGACGAGAATCAGGGACAACCCACACGCCCCGCTACCAGCGACGCTCCCGCTCAAGCGGTCGCCCGCCGATTCGCCAGCCGACCGACGTTGCGCCAGGTCGCCGGACAACTACTTCACGACAGTATCCTGGAGCACTACCCGCCTCTGGCCCTGGATCTGGATGTCACCCGACTGGCCATACCCAACCGGACGGGAGGATGGGACCTCAAGCTATTGATCGACGTGGCCCTGGACTATCTGGGCAACAACACATCGCTGAATCTAACGGCAGAAATTGACGGACGCGTACACTTCCTCACCAACCGCGCTCCCTCGCGTCTGACCTACGAAGCGCAAGGGCCAAAGCGTCCCGACATGGGCGTTATCCAGGAAAAAATCCAGTCATTGGCCTTGACCCTGGGCACCCGGTTTCAGGATGCCCTGACGGCCTACTGGAACCAGGCGCACGACACCAGGGTCAGCCACTGGCAATGGTTGGGTGACCTGTTGGCAAGCGGTCTGAACAGTGCGGCGAGCCTTCTTCCCGCCGCTCAAAAAGATGACAGGACCGCACTTTACGAACTGGCTCGATATCCCGACCGTCGTGAGCGCCAGGCCATCCCCCACCCTGACGGTTTTGTGCATGCCTATTGCCTGGAAACCTGCTTGATCCGCAACGACGAAAGCACGTCCTTCACCTCGCCGGACCTGCTCGTGGTGCAAGGAAGCCGGACATTTTTGTACCGTGTTTCAGGCCGTCTGGAGTCGTACCCGAACGTGGAAGCGTTCAATCAGGCCTGGGGGCGTGAGGTGGAGCGCCAGTTCATCGCCGACAAAGTCGTCATCAAGTGCTCTGAGCCCAATGGCAATATCTTCGATACTCAGGCCGCATTGCTGCTGGAGCGTCAGTTGGAGAACCTGGACGCCATCCATCTTCCCGCCGACCAGGGTGTTCGCGCACTGGAAGAACGCTTCGCGGCCAGTACCGACCCGGCCCCTTACTTCAGCCATGCCCCGGCGCCTGACCAGCAACCTGTCGAAAAGATACGCGCGACCCTGCCCCAATGGCTCAAGGACGCCAGCGACAGCGAGCGTGCCGAATATCGTCAATGGCTGGTCGAGCAGGCGCAATGGCAACGACTGACAGGCGGCAAGTCCTTCCTCGACGGCATCGAAAACCTGCATGATTTCACCAACAATGCCTTGCGTGATCAGATGCGCCTGGACCATCCCGATTCCGATTGCGAACCTGGCGATCTGCTGCTCAATTTCCGGGTGGCGGCCGGTGATCTGGGCAGCGGCTTCATCACCCGCGTCCCCATGACGCTGACCGAACTGGCCATCCAGAACCTCAGCGCCACGCCCTCGGGCAGCATGACCATCACAGACAAGACCGGTAAAGCCGTCCCGTCGTGGCTGACCGCCGACTACATCCTGGGTGAAAAAGGCCTGTTCAGCAGCACCGAAGGGCTGGTCAGTCGGGTGAACATCGGCGAACGTTACCCGCACACCCTCAAAACCCTGCTGCTCGATGACAACAGCGAATCGCAACGTCGGGAAATCCGGTTTGGCCAGGCGCTCAAGGTACAGCTGCCACTTCAGGCGCTGGAACACACGATCCGCGGCGAGCACGGACTGAGCTTCCAGGGCTACCGATTTATCAAGGCCGTCTTGCACACCCAAGCCCCCGAGCGCGTTGTCGACGGCCAGGACATCGTCATCCGCGCGCTTGCCTTTACCCGCAAGGCCGGCGCGGCCGCCGATGTCGTCGACAACATGTTCATCATTGAGCCGCGGGACACCGGCATCGGTCCGCACATCCTGTATCGGCCCGTATACCAGGACGCCTTGCAGCAATTCTCCAGTCGTGAAGCATTGTTCAACGCCATTGCACAAGCCGGCCCCCTGCAAGACAGCGTACTGAGCTGGCTGCCGGACAGGGCCCGGCCGATCTACAGCAATGACGGGTTCAACAGCCCCCACATCCTTCGTTTCGGCCTGGGCGACGACACCGTCCGTTGGGAAAAACCGGAGTCTGCGCAATTGACTCAGGACTCCAGCACCGAAGAAATACCTGGTTCACTGGCACAGGCGCTGGCCACCGGGAATCTCACTCAGCACCTCTACGCCAGCAACGCACGGGCGCTCATCGACCTGGCTGACAGAGAGTCGGTTTCCAACGCCGAAAGCCGCTGGGCCATCGTGCGCGAGGGCGGCTGGTTGCTGTTCAACGCCTTGCTCCTGCCAGTGCTTCGTGGCCCGGCGATGCTGGCCGGCTGGATGCTGCAGCTGGCCGTCGCCCTGAAAAGCGATGTGACGGCGCTGCACAGCAATGACCCGACGGCCCGGGAACTGGCCTGGGTCGATCTGCTGCTCAATGTCGGGTTGATACTGCTGCATGTGTCGTCCCGGCCCCATCCGCCCGAGCTTTCGACACCCGCACCCCAGCAGCCACCGCGCCTCGCCCGCCTGCGTCGTCCACCCCAGGATGTCGCTCCTCCGACCGCCGTCATAGAGCAAGGCGTGGTCGGCTTGCCCGCAGAACCTCCGGCCGGCGATAAAACGCAGATCGATTTCATTCACTCCACCGCCAGGGATTCGTCAAGCCAGCGCCTGTTGAATGCATTGCTCGAACTCAAGGTCGCCTGGCCCGTCCCGGCTCCCGCCCCCGTTGAAATCGGCATGTTCAAGGGGCTGTACCGTATCGACCATCAATGGCATGCCTCACTGGGAGGATTGCTGTTCGAGGTCAGTATCGTTCCAGGGTTCGGCGACGTTTACATCATTCACCCCGAAAAGCCGCTCCATCCCGGCTTCAAGCTCAAGACGGACGGACAAGGCAGATGGTCGCTGGACACGGGTCTGAAGCTACAGGGCGGAGGCCCCAAGAATCGACTCAAAGCCAAACTCGCGGAAATAGACAAGAAACGTGAGCAAGCCACCGTTGAGGTCAACCGAATCGGTGGGACCGTATCGACGCTGGCAACACAGGCAACGGATATGGACCAGCAACTGGAAGCCGCCAAAGTCGCGTACGAAAGTGCCCACAACGAACTGGGAGCCGCTCGTATGCGTCTTCGCGCATCGCCCGAGGACCAGGCCCTCCAGGGCGACCATCGGCTCAAGGTCATTGCGCGCTCCCGCAGCCGGCTGGATTTCCAGGTATTGCAGGAAAGCGATCAGGTCATTGTCGATCAGTTGATCCAGGCCCGTCGCGATTTGATCCAGGCCTATCGACAACTCAAGGACGTTGACGTGCGCTTCGACTACGAGCAGAAAGCCACCGACGAGTACACCGCGATCCTGTCGCTTCATGAACTGAGGATTCGCCAACTGGCGTCCCTTTACCTGGCCAGCTTCATTTCCGAACAGGGCGAGTCGCTGATTGAGTTGCAATACAACATCAGTGACATCGAAGGCGCCCAGCGCATGTACGACCTTCTGGAAACCAACTTCGCCGCCTCCGAGCGACATGCGCAGGCAATCATCACGCTGGATGGCGTGCTGACGGAGCTTGCACAGAACTTCAAGACCGGACCGGCGCAACGCCTGAAATACCTCAAAGGCCACCCTGACCGCAGGTTCTCCAACCGAGTGGCCGCCCTCCTCGAATCGCTCGACGTACTCAACACCTTGAGCATTGACACCACCGTCGAGGCGAAAACGCCGCAGGAACAGTACTTTCTCAACGTTCATGAAGACCGTCTGGGCGCCATGTCAGCGCTCGAAGACTCCCACCTGGACCTGCTGAGCACGGATGGCTTTACCGCTCAGGAGCGCAAGGACGTCCTGATCAACCTGATCAAACACTACAAAAGGCGCCTGCAAATCAACACCTCACTGCTGGAGCTTGAGTCCCCGTTGATCCGCCCCCGCTATATGTCGCTGCTGATGGAGCGTCTGGAGATCACACGGGACAGTGCCGAGTCCGAACTGGCCGATCTGTTGCGCGAGGACGAATTTCTGCCGGTATCGCCCGTCGCCTTCAAACCCATCAAAGCACCGTCGAAGACCAAACGGGTGTTCAAGTCGCGGGATAACGGCGACCTGGTCGGAGAGCTGGAACCGGCGACCACCGGTATGCCGTTTGCGACCATCGTCACTCGAAACCCGGTCACCCTTCAGGTCAGTGGTCGGTTCATGGAGCACCCCAATGAGGGATGGGTCGAGATTGTCGACGCCGCGCCTGTGCGGCCGACCCCGACACTGCAACCGCGTTCGTTTGCCGCGCTGCGCACGGAGGGGCAGCGGCTGATCGATGAAATCCCGGCCATTGAACGCTCGATCGAATTTCAGAAAAGAAAGCTCAGTGATCCGCAACGGCGGGATGAGCTTAACCCCCGCGACTGGAGCGATATGCTGGAACACCAGGCCAAACGGATCGAAACGTTGGCCAGCGAATTGGAGCACGCCCATCCAGACAACCCGCAAATCAACAACGTGCTTGAATCATTACGAAGTACGGCCACCGCCACCCAGCTCAAAGGCCAGCAGCATTGCATCGAGGGATACAAGGCGCAGCGCCCCCGGCAGGAAAGCATCGAGTACCTTCGCGACCGACAGGCGGTGGACATCGGCCTTGTGCAGGCGCTCAAACGCACGGCAGCCAAGGACTACCTCACGGAGTTCGCCATTCGGGAGAAGAACTCGGTGAAGGTGCTGTGGTACGCCCATTTCCACTACGCCCAGGCGAACAGCGCGCCTTCGACTTACACGATTGCCCACCTCAAGCGTCCCGAACATCGCTTCGTGACCCTCAAGGATCTGATCGCCCAGGCCGGGCCTGACAACAAATTGATCATCCGTGACCTCTACAGCCCCATTACCCCGCCACGGGATCAACGGCTGTTTCTGGATCTGGTGCCTGATCAATAA
- a CDS encoding phytanoyl-CoA dioxygenase family protein produces MSLIHLPNTVSASEVVRCLREHGYAIIDKLVPGTAMDQIAEELEPYTAVTPFGPDDILGRRTKRTGGLIARSIGARNLILNPTILETTRRFLSHATTFQIHCTQVVSIHPGARAQTLHQDEVAWDMFPFPNDYHVQCNTLWAMTDYSEKMGATRIVPGSHRAGRSVEFEIEASFPAEMEKGSVLVYDGKVYHGGGPNHSDRVRSAINLTYALGWLRQEENQFLSCPLEIASTLPEELLRLMGYQCGAFALGYVHGFEDPMTVLGRSQPGKLMGAELMLKAEQNEDRKSFLREAKFD; encoded by the coding sequence ATGTCACTTATTCACCTTCCCAACACCGTTTCAGCATCGGAAGTGGTTCGGTGCCTGCGCGAGCACGGCTACGCCATCATTGATAAACTCGTGCCCGGCACCGCTATGGATCAAATCGCCGAAGAGCTTGAACCCTACACGGCAGTCACGCCTTTCGGGCCCGACGACATTCTCGGCAGGCGGACCAAACGCACCGGTGGCCTAATTGCGCGATCTATAGGGGCGCGTAACTTGATCCTCAATCCTACTATTCTCGAGACAACACGGCGTTTTCTCTCTCACGCTACGACGTTTCAGATCCATTGCACGCAGGTCGTGTCGATTCACCCAGGTGCAAGAGCGCAGACGCTGCATCAAGACGAGGTGGCTTGGGACATGTTCCCCTTTCCCAACGACTATCACGTGCAATGCAACACACTATGGGCCATGACCGACTATTCCGAGAAGATGGGCGCTACGCGCATCGTACCTGGCAGCCACCGAGCGGGACGCAGTGTCGAGTTTGAGATTGAGGCCAGCTTTCCTGCAGAGATGGAAAAGGGATCGGTGCTCGTTTACGACGGAAAGGTTTACCACGGCGGCGGACCCAATCACTCCGACCGAGTCCGATCAGCCATCAACCTGACTTATGCGCTCGGCTGGCTTCGGCAAGAGGAGAACCAGTTTCTGTCCTGTCCGCTCGAAATTGCCAGTACGCTGCCGGAAGAATTGCTGCGTCTTATGGGCTATCAGTGCGGAGCGTTTGCCCTGGGCTACGTACATGGGTTCGAGGATCCGATGACTGTGCTGGGGCGGAGTCAACCGGGCAAACTCATGGGTGCGGAGTTGATGCTGAAGGCCGAGCAGAACGAGGATCGCAAGTCTTTCCTGCGGGAAGCAAAATTCGATTGA
- a CDS encoding GMC family oxidoreductase translates to MTSSLEQHVEDRPLGKSHVHGLRSTTLLDDPFDVVIIGSGAAGAVAADTFVRAGLRTLLVEEGARLKTSAINSDVDAQAEHALAGNAAQGWSSQGWPWSTRNLGGGTVFYGGASFRYTEFDFDPSERIRVEGLPVKWPIGASDLVPFYNEIESILSIDQAGFECSRTQAPNTLSLPAEHLWEGALRLGLSPRPTPVAIDRSRCDHCSLCITVQCTRGAKRDVVNALLRPLTDMPDLLLLTGVKAMALTQEQCNRASALQCLDTATGQTRFIRGHRFVLACNAIQTAALLLRSVTPHAPMGLGNEHDIVGRGLCMKLSEYSQGVVHADRQQIDDHPIGYRGPFSTVCTLDHYLDERCPTGVGGLIYEAKHDNWSRLQGDGLVLRVETIISDHPSLGNRIRLSSSTDSWGLPRLMIDYTTNPQDLARLAYMVKRSADWLKAAGARDIRHEASNFAMGSTHLHGTCRAGDDPRTSVVDRDGKLHSLDNVYVADGSYMPYPGGVNPTLTIQANALRIARQIARDATGHVNTAAFR, encoded by the coding sequence ATGACTTCTTCCTTAGAGCAGCATGTCGAAGACCGCCCGCTCGGTAAGTCCCATGTTCATGGGCTGCGCTCAACCACTCTGTTGGATGATCCTTTCGACGTGGTCATCATTGGTAGTGGAGCAGCTGGTGCGGTTGCTGCAGACACCTTTGTTCGAGCCGGGCTCCGTACCCTATTGGTGGAGGAAGGAGCGAGACTCAAGACCAGTGCAATAAATTCTGATGTTGATGCACAGGCCGAGCACGCATTGGCTGGCAACGCCGCGCAAGGATGGAGTTCGCAGGGATGGCCGTGGAGCACACGCAATCTTGGTGGCGGCACGGTGTTCTACGGCGGAGCCTCGTTTAGGTATACCGAATTCGATTTCGACCCCAGTGAGCGCATTCGTGTCGAGGGATTACCGGTTAAATGGCCAATCGGCGCTTCCGATCTCGTTCCTTTTTACAACGAGATAGAGTCGATTCTTTCCATCGACCAGGCTGGGTTCGAGTGTAGTCGAACACAGGCACCTAATACCTTGAGCCTGCCCGCGGAGCATCTTTGGGAAGGGGCGCTCCGACTCGGTCTGTCCCCCCGCCCAACTCCTGTAGCGATAGATCGCAGCCGGTGCGACCACTGCTCCTTATGTATCACGGTACAGTGCACACGCGGCGCCAAGCGCGACGTGGTTAACGCCCTGCTCCGCCCCTTGACCGATATGCCCGACCTGCTGCTGCTGACCGGCGTGAAGGCCATGGCATTAACACAGGAACAGTGCAATCGCGCCAGCGCGCTTCAATGCCTGGACACCGCAACTGGTCAGACTCGTTTCATCCGTGGACACCGTTTTGTGCTGGCCTGCAATGCAATTCAAACGGCCGCGTTACTGCTGCGTTCGGTCACACCTCATGCGCCAATGGGGCTTGGCAATGAGCACGATATAGTCGGTCGAGGTCTTTGCATGAAACTCAGCGAGTATTCGCAGGGCGTGGTGCATGCAGACCGGCAACAAATCGACGATCATCCAATAGGTTATCGGGGGCCGTTCTCGACGGTCTGCACGCTTGACCATTATCTGGACGAACGCTGTCCGACCGGTGTCGGTGGGCTGATCTACGAAGCCAAGCACGATAACTGGAGCCGTCTACAGGGTGATGGTCTGGTATTACGTGTGGAAACCATCATTTCTGACCACCCGTCGCTAGGGAATCGGATCCGCCTCTCCAGTAGTACGGATTCATGGGGCCTACCGCGGCTCATGATCGACTACACGACAAACCCACAGGATCTGGCACGCCTCGCTTATATGGTGAAGCGATCAGCCGACTGGCTCAAAGCGGCTGGCGCGAGGGATATCCGACATGAAGCCTCGAACTTCGCAATGGGCAGTACTCACCTACACGGCACCTGCCGCGCGGGTGATGACCCGCGAACTTCCGTAGTGGATCGGGATGGCAAGCTCCATTCGCTGGATAACGTCTACGTTGCAGACGGCAGTTACATGCCCTACCCCGGTGGAGTGAATCCCACTCTGACGATCCAGGCCAATGCCTTGAGAATCGCTCGCCAAATCGCCCGCGACGCAACGGGTCATGTAAACACTGCAGCCTTTCGATAA
- a CDS encoding lactonase family protein yields the protein MRNLWPLLMAGSIGAMGVQTAMAESVQLLVGSYTAGQSQGIYRLAFDSRTGQIDASPLQVIKSENPSWLTLSKDQRHLFVVNENGPGQTDPVGRVSSFAIDPKTHALSLISQVQSLGNEPTHSSLSTDGSHLFVSNYSVAEDPGGTLAVLPVAADGKLKPVVQMSSHPASRVNPERQASAHVHSTIPSPDGQYVFANDLGADKVFAYRFDPKANPELPLTPATPAFVQLPPGSGPRHLLFSADGKHAWLTMEMSAQVAVFDYHDGQLKQTQMVDLAAGQPVSDKAAAALHASADGKFLYVSNRGTANQLLVFAIDPATGHLSELQRRAVEGDHPREFSLDPSGKFLLIANQKSNQIVVVERDAKTGLLGKTVQKLPMDAPSDLRFLLRQ from the coding sequence ATGCGTAACCTCTGGCCACTGTTGATGGCCGGCAGCATCGGCGCCATGGGCGTGCAAACGGCGATGGCCGAAAGTGTCCAATTGCTGGTGGGCTCCTACACCGCCGGTCAAAGCCAGGGCATCTACCGCCTGGCTTTCGACAGCCGCACCGGGCAGATCGATGCCAGCCCCCTGCAAGTGATCAAGAGCGAAAACCCGTCGTGGCTGACCCTGTCGAAAGATCAGCGACACCTGTTCGTGGTCAACGAAAACGGCCCGGGCCAGACCGATCCGGTAGGGCGCGTCAGCAGTTTCGCGATTGATCCCAAGACCCATGCGCTGAGCCTGATCAGTCAGGTGCAAAGCCTGGGCAACGAGCCGACCCATTCCAGCCTCAGCACCGATGGCAGTCATTTGTTCGTCAGCAATTACTCGGTGGCCGAAGACCCGGGCGGGACCCTTGCGGTATTGCCGGTGGCGGCCGATGGCAAGCTCAAACCGGTGGTGCAGATGAGCAGCCACCCGGCGAGCCGGGTCAATCCCGAGCGCCAGGCCTCGGCCCACGTGCATTCGACCATCCCCTCACCGGACGGCCAATACGTGTTCGCCAATGACCTGGGCGCCGACAAGGTGTTTGCCTACCGCTTCGACCCCAAGGCCAACCCGGAGCTGCCGTTGACCCCGGCCACCCCAGCATTCGTGCAACTGCCGCCGGGCAGCGGACCGCGCCACTTGCTGTTCAGCGCCGATGGCAAACACGCCTGGCTGACCATGGAAATGAGCGCGCAAGTGGCGGTGTTCGATTACCACGACGGCCAACTCAAACAGACGCAGATGGTCGATCTGGCTGCCGGGCAACCGGTCTCGGACAAGGCTGCGGCAGCGTTGCATGCCTCGGCTGATGGCAAGTTCCTCTATGTCAGCAACCGTGGCACCGCCAATCAACTGCTGGTGTTTGCCATCGATCCTGCGACCGGCCACCTCAGTGAGCTGCAACGGCGGGCGGTGGAGGGCGATCATCCGCGGGAATTCAGCCTCGATCCGAGCGGCAAATTCCTGTTGATCGCCAACCAGAAGAGCAACCAGATTGTCGTCGTCGAACGCGACGCCAAGACCGGTTTGCTGGGCAAGACCGTGCAAAAACTGCCGATGGACGCCCCGAGCGACCTCAGGTTTTTGCTGCGTCAATAA
- a CDS encoding DUF6137 domain-containing protein: MINQKVTTLMTPHFIRQLVIHTICNVIGAPPEEVTALDRVELNTRDWEQVFSRLEATLDIQTGMLTSAERSFSIYALTCVLHAKLTDDMIT, from the coding sequence ATGATCAATCAAAAAGTGACCACACTCATGACACCCCACTTCATTCGCCAACTTGTCATTCACACAATCTGCAATGTGATTGGCGCGCCGCCTGAAGAGGTTACGGCCCTCGACAGGGTTGAACTGAATACACGCGATTGGGAGCAGGTCTTCAGCCGACTGGAGGCAACGCTCGACATCCAGACCGGTATGTTGACCTCGGCCGAGCGATCTTTTTCCATCTACGCGTTGACGTGTGTGCTGCACGCCAAGCTGACAGACGACATGATTACCTGA
- a CDS encoding DUF5629 family protein, with protein MTSATDTLLNVLEHCDMVEIDGLHAFEFSLDEIDNLHIECMDGRAAKHWEFTLAQIQAATFDPTLQSWLITGDSGEHRLVCMTAFRGDNDDGEDANGDA; from the coding sequence ATGACTTCCGCAACCGACACCCTGCTCAACGTCCTCGAACACTGCGATATGGTGGAAATCGACGGCTTGCACGCTTTCGAATTCTCCCTCGATGAAATCGACAACCTGCATATCGAATGCATGGATGGCCGCGCGGCCAAACACTGGGAGTTCACGCTGGCGCAGATCCAGGCGGCGACGTTCGATCCAACCCTGCAAAGCTGGCTGATCACCGGCGATTCCGGCGAGCACCGACTGGTGTGCATGACGGCATTTCGCGGTGACAACGATGACGGTGAAGACGCGAATGGCGATGCGTAA
- a CDS encoding glycosyltransferase, whose amino-acid sequence MKVLKLTPFFHHPDADSWPVAYDSVGGMQVQTWRQAVWLAQEGVHQHVMTIGFPGLPKLRQLHPFLWVERMLLPMPRIRSEFSGLIGLTQSWAVATLSALLQKGHKHDFDVVHTHLDGQIPALLVACLAPRLLRRPLILTVHCSRLAVYTPHSWLDMLQHRLARWLERKAVGTAFAVVALTQRTASHLTRDARRIEIVHDLVDTTQFAPPQQEAVTAFRERHNLRRQSVGFVGRIAKEKGWQHLIPLAQALREQECGLLIVGDGTQRDRLRHAIDKAGLQDWVTVTGFIPNHEVPLAMAACRLIVMPSAYEEFGGASIEALATGVPVVAFAVGGLTEILCGITPELLIAPEDTPALIARVKEVLAGHHSQSIDPARLRAYVEQRFAPSAMGARILNLYRLALINSTKPV is encoded by the coding sequence ATGAAAGTCCTGAAGCTGACGCCCTTTTTCCATCATCCAGATGCTGACTCCTGGCCAGTCGCCTACGACTCGGTAGGCGGCATGCAGGTTCAGACCTGGCGACAGGCAGTTTGGCTCGCTCAGGAAGGTGTCCATCAACATGTCATGACCATCGGCTTTCCCGGACTGCCTAAGCTGCGACAGTTGCATCCGTTTCTCTGGGTAGAGCGCATGCTACTACCCATGCCGCGGATACGGTCCGAATTCAGCGGCTTGATAGGGCTGACGCAGTCGTGGGCGGTGGCAACACTGTCTGCGCTGCTCCAAAAAGGGCATAAGCATGATTTCGATGTCGTCCATACGCACCTCGACGGGCAAATTCCGGCGCTGCTGGTCGCTTGTTTAGCGCCTCGATTGCTACGACGTCCGTTGATCCTGACAGTGCACTGCTCTCGTCTCGCGGTCTACACGCCGCATTCTTGGCTGGACATGCTTCAGCACCGACTGGCCCGGTGGCTGGAACGCAAGGCCGTGGGCACGGCCTTCGCGGTAGTCGCCCTGACCCAACGAACCGCCTCCCACCTCACACGCGATGCTCGTCGTATCGAGATCGTTCACGACTTGGTCGACACCACTCAATTCGCGCCGCCCCAGCAAGAAGCAGTAACTGCGTTCCGCGAACGTCATAATCTGCGGCGGCAATCGGTGGGCTTTGTCGGCCGTATCGCGAAAGAAAAGGGATGGCAACATCTCATCCCGCTCGCTCAGGCCCTTCGCGAGCAAGAGTGCGGGTTGTTGATCGTCGGCGACGGGACGCAACGGGACCGGTTGCGGCACGCCATTGATAAGGCTGGACTGCAGGACTGGGTGACGGTTACGGGCTTCATCCCCAATCATGAAGTGCCCTTGGCGATGGCGGCCTGCCGTCTGATCGTGATGCCTTCTGCGTATGAAGAGTTCGGGGGAGCCAGCATTGAAGCGCTGGCTACCGGCGTCCCTGTAGTGGCTTTTGCTGTTGGTGGCCTTACGGAAATTCTGTGCGGCATTACACCCGAACTGCTGATTGCACCAGAAGATACGCCCGCGCTGATCGCACGAGTCAAGGAAGTGCTGGCTGGGCACCATTCGCAGAGTATTGATCCAGCCAGGTTACGTGCCTACGTTGAGCAACGTTTTGCCCCATCCGCAATGGGCGCCCGAATCCTGAATCTATACCGACTGGCGCTAATCAACTCTACAAAACCTGTCTGA